The following proteins come from a genomic window of Acetivibrio cellulolyticus CD2:
- a CDS encoding S-layer homology domain-containing protein: MRKKYSVLVILVFLMQIIFADVSFAASAPTTLKVSGCLTYKYKNSMSGSEKTAPLENYTVKLYDQDIGHTHLMGTTKTDSNGNFIFGGVNANDGWLAGGLDLYFVVKAEDEFSYVMEDGLFKDTTEFKSKQVDNITKDYNFGNVNIGLNGAFHIVNTIHKAADTWIDSKPNFGCYPPKIKVIWRNGEENGGTRCGKDTMYVQATASDSDQWDANVILHEYGHFLMRNFAESPKGTGLTHVGSGIYNKGLAYSEGWATYFGQYVDGSPNYSDSSSSSVLSGDIELPNPNVPNEANEYANSATLWDITDSTNEAHDSLTESFTYIQNLLHQKVSSTGKYNQGLCDLWKNWFANGYAKGKEYEIWKIFNNHGMQFDNEPPKVSFKKLVSPKISADTEVEVNASDNIKVEKIEFYVDGVLKSTCKNPPYKFLIKKKDFSKGKHILQAKAYDPAGASQTTTNSGFQMVEPASGKTSAKPILGVITNLDFVTNTLVQQIRLAFGVAYQPFIIDDGEDALAVTQKGWDDIGSILTGMGKSFSQITDESLLTYDNIKNYDSIFLNCNSSASRYSTDAASSIKKFVEEGGTIYASDYAYAYVKEAFPGYLLFPDTPTIGSAQKVNAIITDLGMANYIGMNNIEINYDLGSWVVIDSVSSEVTTHVKGSYYDYSSNDLKTDKPLLVSFPYGKGKVIYTTFHNERQLASEVTKILEYLVLKVTQNIPESNVNDVLNSFDYSMFSTMFSTLDQNEESQIFKFSCKEGRDYILTMDSYGGYYNIDLYKPDGNLYATIENPTLSNGIQIMNPEAGEWGYKVSAKEVYFEDTPFVVGIGEKLRAPSIANLSEQTNKKSIDIEGSSPGYAGIELKVENGENSSEYNTNVYDSKFIISDVLLSEGRNELTVSGSVYNTSVSNSVYGDTASIIREYVINCDFTNPQIILDNEFTENVFTDTVEISGSVSEDCIVSINDEIADITYGKAGTAPHFNLNVNLIKGENVYTIKATDKAGNESIKTLRIIRDDKISYETNAPKIVSMNLSDNQVISDDYTVKIIAEDESNYTIIAAIDDIELSSTNGNEFLIKNQNAGQHLFSCTIIDRWNNATIVEVPFYINVQSSTSESKQVPTSTPIATPTTPTNTPASGNDKTEEPGSDFPSSVVFTDSINHWAKDYIDSLYSKKIISGYPDGTIKPNNEITRAEMAVILAEALGLDAEYAKKAAYKDIDDIPEFAIQAVNALSEKGIFVGYEDGSFRPNNKITRAELITSVAIAYKIEPVSTNNKSFVDSDVIPSWAAGHVNAAVVKGIIKGYSDGTFKPQNNIKRGEAFAVISNCLELSDGIGK; the protein is encoded by the coding sequence ATGAGAAAGAAATACTCAGTACTAGTAATTTTAGTCTTTTTAATGCAAATCATATTTGCTGATGTCAGTTTTGCTGCGTCGGCACCAACTACTTTAAAAGTATCCGGTTGCTTAACTTACAAGTATAAAAATTCAATGTCAGGCTCAGAAAAAACAGCTCCATTAGAAAATTATACTGTGAAGTTATATGATCAGGATATTGGTCACACTCATTTGATGGGAACTACTAAAACCGATAGCAATGGAAATTTTATTTTCGGAGGGGTCAATGCGAATGATGGATGGCTTGCAGGGGGATTAGATCTATATTTTGTAGTTAAAGCCGAAGATGAGTTTTCATATGTTATGGAAGATGGACTTTTTAAAGATACTACAGAATTCAAGTCAAAACAGGTAGATAACATTACAAAGGATTATAATTTTGGAAATGTTAATATAGGCCTAAATGGTGCATTTCATATAGTAAATACTATTCATAAAGCGGCAGATACATGGATTGATAGTAAGCCCAATTTTGGCTGCTATCCTCCGAAAATTAAAGTGATTTGGAGAAATGGTGAAGAGAATGGTGGAACACGCTGTGGAAAAGACACAATGTATGTTCAGGCAACTGCTTCGGACAGTGATCAATGGGATGCAAATGTAATCTTGCATGAATATGGACACTTTTTAATGCGTAATTTTGCAGAGTCTCCAAAAGGAACCGGGTTAACTCACGTAGGAAGCGGAATTTACAACAAGGGTCTGGCGTATTCAGAGGGGTGGGCAACATACTTCGGACAGTATGTCGATGGCTCACCTAATTACAGTGATTCGAGTTCAAGTAGCGTACTATCAGGTGATATTGAGTTACCAAATCCTAATGTTCCAAATGAAGCCAATGAATATGCTAATTCTGCAACCTTGTGGGATATAACCGATTCGACTAATGAAGCTCATGATTCATTGACTGAAAGTTTTACATATATACAAAATTTGTTACACCAAAAAGTGTCATCTACAGGTAAATACAATCAAGGTCTTTGTGACTTATGGAAAAATTGGTTTGCGAACGGATATGCAAAGGGAAAAGAATATGAAATATGGAAAATTTTCAATAACCATGGAATGCAATTTGATAATGAGCCGCCTAAAGTATCATTTAAAAAACTCGTAAGTCCAAAGATTTCTGCTGATACTGAAGTCGAAGTAAATGCCTCAGATAATATAAAGGTTGAAAAGATAGAGTTTTATGTCGATGGTGTTTTAAAATCAACTTGTAAAAACCCACCGTATAAATTTCTTATAAAGAAGAAAGATTTTTCTAAAGGAAAGCATATACTTCAAGCAAAGGCGTATGACCCTGCAGGTGCTTCTCAGACAACTACAAATAGTGGGTTTCAGATGGTAGAACCAGCGTCTGGCAAAACTTCTGCAAAACCGATTTTGGGTGTGATAACTAATTTGGATTTTGTTACAAATACATTGGTACAGCAAATTAGACTGGCTTTTGGTGTTGCTTACCAGCCGTTTATAATAGATGATGGGGAAGATGCATTAGCTGTTACACAAAAAGGCTGGGATGATATTGGCAGTATTCTTACTGGAATGGGTAAAAGTTTTAGTCAAATAACTGACGAATCGCTGCTAACATATGATAACATTAAAAATTATGATTCTATTTTCTTAAACTGTAATTCATCTGCTTCTAGATATTCAACTGATGCAGCTTCGTCTATTAAGAAATTTGTAGAAGAAGGCGGAACAATATACGCATCAGATTATGCGTATGCTTATGTGAAAGAAGCATTTCCAGGATATTTATTATTTCCGGATACTCCTACTATAGGAAGTGCTCAAAAGGTAAATGCAATAATTACTGATTTGGGAATGGCCAATTACATTGGAATGAATAATATAGAAATAAATTATGATTTGGGTAGTTGGGTTGTGATTGACTCTGTAAGTTCGGAGGTTACAACTCATGTTAAGGGAAGTTATTATGATTATAGTAGTAACGACTTAAAGACTGATAAACCTTTATTGGTTTCCTTTCCGTATGGTAAGGGCAAGGTTATCTATACTACTTTCCATAATGAAAGACAATTAGCAAGTGAAGTGACAAAAATACTTGAATATCTTGTTCTTAAAGTTACACAAAACATTCCTGAAAGCAATGTTAATGATGTTTTGAATTCTTTTGATTATTCCATGTTCAGTACTATGTTTTCAACACTAGATCAAAATGAAGAATCTCAGATATTTAAATTTAGTTGCAAAGAAGGTCGTGACTATATCCTGACAATGGATAGTTATGGCGGATACTATAATATTGATTTGTACAAACCTGATGGAAATTTATATGCTACAATTGAGAATCCTACTCTGTCAAATGGTATACAAATTATGAATCCTGAAGCCGGAGAATGGGGATATAAGGTATCCGCTAAAGAAGTGTATTTTGAAGATACGCCTTTTGTAGTCGGAATCGGTGAAAAGTTAAGGGCTCCAAGTATTGCAAACCTATCAGAACAAACAAATAAAAAGTCTATTGATATAGAGGGTTCTTCTCCAGGATATGCAGGGATCGAATTGAAAGTGGAAAATGGTGAAAACTCTAGCGAGTATAATACCAATGTCTATGATAGTAAGTTTATAATATCTGATGTATTGCTATCCGAGGGCAGAAATGAACTCACTGTAAGTGGGAGTGTATATAACACGAGTGTTAGCAATAGTGTATATGGTGATACAGCTTCAATAATACGTGAATATGTTATAAATTGTGATTTTACAAACCCTCAAATAATATTGGACAATGAATTTACTGAAAATGTGTTTACTGACACTGTTGAGATATCAGGTTCTGTGTCTGAGGATTGTATTGTATCAATTAATGACGAAATTGCTGATATAACTTATGGCAAAGCAGGTACTGCCCCACATTTCAATTTGAATGTAAATCTTATTAAAGGTGAAAATGTTTATACAATAAAGGCGACAGATAAAGCAGGTAATGAATCTATAAAGACTTTAAGGATTATCAGAGACGACAAAATATCATATGAAACAAATGCTCCTAAAATTGTTAGCATGAACTTGTCAGACAATCAGGTTATATCGGATGATTATACGGTAAAAATAATTGCAGAAGATGAAAGTAATTATACTATCATTGCTGCAATTGATGATATTGAATTATCATCTACAAACGGAAATGAGTTTTTAATTAAGAATCAAAATGCGGGACAACATTTATTTAGCTGCACTATTATTGATAGGTGGAACAACGCAACAATTGTTGAAGTACCTTTTTATATAAATGTACAATCATCAACTTCAGAATCAAAACAAGTGCCAACATCAACACCAATCGCTACTCCAACAACGCCAACCAATACCCCTGCTTCTGGAAATGATAAGACAGAAGAACCGGGTAGTGATTTTCCTTCTAGCGTTGTTTTTACAGATTCAATAAATCATTGGGCAAAGGATTATATTGATAGTCTTTACTCGAAAAAGATAATTAGTGGATATCCTGATGGTACAATAAAACCCAATAATGAAATAACTCGTGCTGAAATGGCAGTTATTTTGGCTGAAGCCTTAGGTCTTGATGCAGAATACGCAAAAAAAGCAGCTTATAAGGATATTGACGACATACCTGAATTTGCGATACAAGCAGTAAATGCTTTAAGTGAAAAAGGAATTTTTGTCGGATATGAAGATGGTAGTTTTAGACCAAACAACAAAATAACAAGAGCAGAATTGATTACTTCTGTAGCAATAGCATATAAAATAGAGCCTGTAAGCACAAATAACAAAAGTTTTGTGGACTCTGATGTTATTCCATCATGGGCGGCAGGTCATGTTAATGCTGCTGTTGTGAAAGGGATTATTAAAGGGTACTCAGACGGAACTTTTAAACCCCAAAATAATATTAAACGTGGAGAAGCTTTTGCAGTTATATCGAATTGTTTAGAATTGAGTGACGGAATAGGAAAGTAA